Below is a window of Phaenicophaeus curvirostris isolate KB17595 chromosome 15, BPBGC_Pcur_1.0, whole genome shotgun sequence DNA.
atggcaaaGGGGGGGCTGAGGGAATGGACTAGGGATTGCCTAATCTTAAAGAACTGGCTTCCCCAAAGGCATAAATTGCTTTTTTAAGAGGAACAGGAGACAGAGAAATGAAGGTTTCCATGGAATTTGGTCCTGGTTTCCCACTGTTCATGCATTCAGAAGGACAAATGCTTATGTAAATAGATTATTTAGAGTTATAACACTAACCCAAACTTTTACACCATATCCCTTCCAGTACTAAAACAAACCCAGCCCCTATCTCTTCCATTCATTCCTTTTAACCTGTTCTTGTTCACCCTATGATTAACTTCCCTCTACAGATCAAACCACCTTCTTGTTTGATTTTGATATATGCAAAAGGAAGGCACTGCTTTTGTTTCAGCTTTCACAAAGAGTATTTTTATAACACACTTGTATTATTATTCTGTTAATAGCTTCTAATAATCTTTGACTATTAGAAAGACAGACACTGAATACTTGCGTGCTTAGCGAGTTCCAGTTCCTCCCATCATCCAAGTAATTCAAAGAAAAGTTAACACAGctaaaaaaatgcagcttcttaagtaaagaagaaattccAAATCCACCATTCTCTCTCTCGCCACTGCTGAAACTCCATCCCTTTCATTGTTCTAGAAAGCAGCAAAGTCCTCTCAAATTCCTTTTTAATGCCCATCTGCCAATACTTACACGTTAGTATGAAGCTGGAATTCATCAGTCTTATAGCCAACAGCAAAGTTGCTCTGGGTTATTCTAGACTTCGCTGTCTCAAAAGTCATTTGGTAACCTGCCAGCCACCCCTCGTAGCCAACCACCAGGGCTCCACGTATTGAAGGACCAGCAATATCAAAATCCATGTCGCAGCCAATGTTGATGTGTTCCCGTTTGTACCCTGTCTTAACTTTAGCACTCTTTTTCctagagagaaaagaaagaatctcATATCTTTGAAAACATATGCTCATAGGCAGCAATTCAATCAAGGCAGTTACTTTAACTCAGACTAAGAGCTCCTGAAGACGAAGTATAGCTACCTGCAGGGCCCCATTGATCTCATCATCTTACCTTTCACTGCTGCAAAGCCCTAATTCATCTACAGTGCATTATTTGCAATCAAGCAATAAAGCGTGGTGTGGTGCCCCACTAAGCACTTctgagatgggttctgagaagcagcagcacaataAGCCAGTCAGGAAGTGACAAAAAACAAAGCCTCATCTCCAAGCACTCTGATGGTGTTGTAAGTTTGGTAAATGCAGGGAAGGAGTGTaaactgttctgttttcatataatggtagaatggcttgggttggaaaggaccttaaagatcatccagttccaacacccctgccagcaccaaaggaaaagaaagtcacAGGAAGTCAGTAGCAGCTGTCCTGTCCCAGTGAGCAATTTTTAGACAATCCTAGTGAACTAGGTAATTTCATCTACTGTGACAGACGTCACGAAATCACTACTTTGTCATTGTAACTTAGACACTATAGTGTCTGTGAAGTGCCTACAAAATAGCTATAGAGCTGTAACCTGGCATTCTCATACATaggtttttcttcattatttcttaACTGGTAGGattcttaaagaaataaaaaatcagcaGACACTGAGATTACTCTGGTTAACAAAAACTAAATATCTAGTTAATTTAGAATTAGGAGTGGACTGGGAGCAGTTGACCACGCTAGTCCCAAAAGACAGGGTAAAACCCCCACTGGGACTACAGCCCCAGCAGCCTGCAGTGCAGTGCGCCGCTCTGAGAAGCTAAATGTGTAGAATATTTGCGCTCACTGGCAGCACTGCTTGCAAAAAGataatcagggaaaaaaaaataaaccaacatcTAACCCTACAGCTGCTGCTTAATCCCGCTGGCCCACATAAAGCACGGCATCCAATCGCTGTGTCAGGAATACTCATCCACCACCGAGGCACGCTGCGGCCAGCAAGAATTCAGATGATAAATTCAgctcgggagaagagcccaatTACTCTGTCAACCTATTAGAGCCATGGCCAACTGGCTCCCAGAGCTTGTTAAGCTTTGCATTGCAGCTGACTCGTTTAGCACTTTTATTCAGACAGTAGCTCATCCTCTGACATGGCCAGAAATATGCAACAGGAGcacaaacaaaaccttttctGACTATAATTTTCAAGTCAGTATATTTGAAAGTTTGCTTGCTATGGCTTAGGATTAAAAAGGGATTGGTAATACTAAGATGTAAATCAGATGTACATGACTTCATCATATACAGGCTGATTATTAACTGTCTTGATATCTTAGGACAGAAGGAGTAAAGAAGCAAGACTGTGTTCtgaaaaactaaaccaaaaaatGCCTTTTGTCACTTAAGCTTACTCACTTCTTACCCAGTGttaggagagaaggaggagtcAAACGTCAGCTTCAGGCCACGTGCAAgctgaacagagaagaaattcaCTGGTTGGATTTATAACTAGAGGTTGTCATAAGGGATTTGTAAAGCACATCTTTTGAGCCAAAAATTACCTGATCTTCGAGAGTAATCTCAGTGCCTAGCGTGTTGTCAGTGTTCCACTTTTCTGTGAACATCAATCCATATTCCACccatttgtattttgtttccaGACTACCACTAACTTTGCTCGTTTCAGAGTTTGCTGAACCTGAGCTTGTAAATtcctaaaaggaaaagaaattatacatatatacacacataataaatatatattcacaaatatatatatatattgcctGCAAGTGCTTATACTTGTAGAACACATCAGTCATTATAATTTGAGATATTATTCAACACTGCAGAGTTCTCAGAAGACTTAACATGTTTGCTAGTGATTAATACCAACGATTCTTGCCCCACAAAAAAATTCAATgaccaagagaaaaagaattgcGTGCTAAGGAGTCAAGTACGGGGCATGAAGGTGGATAACTCTTGCCAGCAGCGTATCACAAGGGATACCTGTGAATCAGCACGCAAGGCCATAAAGGCTTCATAAAGATATTCTAAATATTAGCTCCAATCCCCAGGTACATTGCAACTATACTTGTTTGGTGACTGGTAAGAAAAAAGAGCATGCAGCACACTTAGAAACCAACATATTTCTGCTCTTTCACTCcagtctcatagaatcatggaatggtttggttggaaaagaactttgagatcatcgagtccaaccatacctgtccacgaCTAAACCACTGCCAgtaaaggaggagggaggcacTGGTGCGTTCTCTGAGCACAGGCCATGGGGATGGCCTCAAATAGCGACTTGAGTTCCATAGCAGGCAATTACCATGGGTGCAAAGGAGCCCTTCACTGCATCTTCTACTCTAATTTCTGCACAGTCTCACATATTatacaaaaattataaatgcaaaGTAATACGCAAGGTTACAATATACCTGAAAAATGataaggagagagaggaggagatatgtatttactttgaaaaataaatatgcagtaAACACAAGAACACTGCAAAGTTTTGGATTTCAATGTCTTTCCAAACTCACCAGTCcattttcagattttgttttcaaatcaaGTTTTATTAACCCGAAACCTAGAAGATGagtaaaaaatatgaattttatatatatatgttagttcaaaaagcatttccaatttatttcttaaaacttCCTTCTAAATCGccttaaagaaatataaagcaaaggCACAGGTATGATATCATGTGTTTTTACGAAGCAGGTTATGCAGCTTGTACTCAGTTCAGAAAGCACTGATTGATTAATCTTACTGATTTCAGCGAAGTAACTGGAACCAAAATAGGTAATATAATAATGTCTTTATTCATACTGAGCAGCATTTTGTTCATAAGCGAAAACTGACATCAATGATCTTTTTCATGATACAAGGGAACAGTCAAAATACAAagcaccattttttttcagaatagaCAACAGTCCTGGGGGAGAATAGGAAGAATTTTGTCAAAAGTAGGCTACTGTCCCTTTCTGGACAGCAAGGGAAAGGTGAATTCTCTGGATTCCAATGGAAATTATTGGAATATTTATAGCGAAAAGTAATAAAATCCTAACAGCTTCAGGAATCAAGTAGACAGTAGAAGACCAAACTTATGGCTTTATTTACCATATCCCTTGGTGAAAACATCTCTGGCAGATTTGCCCAGATCAGTGTAAGCAGGTGGAACAGccattttctggaaaacaaatgaaaaaaaaccaaaaagggaAGAATACAGTGTTGAGAAACTTACTTAATTCATTTATGCAACAATAAATTTAAGTCCATTTCAGgcacttttattttctgaacactACCTATTCAATAAATAAAGCCTGAAGGGAGTGTGATCTGACTCTACCCATTTGCCAGCAGAAGCAATTACCATTTctgtattaaatatattttaaaaaatatgcctTTCCAAAGAGCAAACTGTTATTCCCTTATCAGCAGAACTGCATGAATGagcaacttctttttttagaaCCATTTCTCAGAAACATTTCTCTAGTTTCTTGAGACAGAGCTACGAATTGTGATGAAAGCACGAGGGCCCCAAGCCATCAGGAAGTCTAACCACGACGAgcatcatagcatcatagaatggtttgggctgcaAGGaaccctaaagcccatccagttccacacctgctgtgggaagggacacctccactggaccaggctgctcaaagccccatccaacctggccttggaacacctccagggatggggactgcTGTTAATGGGCTACCATGTCTCCTTAGACATCAACCTTTAAGTGTTGCTCTGTTCTACAGCCAGGAAAAAATGAGCttgctgagaaaaaataaaagctttaattaaaattaaaaattaaaaggacaCGGCAGGGGCAGCTTTCTCCACCATGTTTTGTTCTGCAGGGATGCCCATGCTGGCATGTAGATCCTCACTCTCCCATCTCCAGCAAGCCCCGACTATTCTTAGTTCGATAGCCTCCAGTAAGAAGTTTATTGCATCCCATCTTCTCTGCCACGAAGACAACTATCCCATTGTACATGGAGGAGAAAATATGACCCTGAGAGTAATAAACCAAGCAAATCTGCCCTCTTATCCAAGTGAAGTAATTTGTCCTAGGGAAGCAAATCAAACAATCTGAAACGGTGTGCATCTTTATATACAAGATTtcggtttttttaaaaaaggagataAATCATACTTACAAAGCTGGTCCTCTCGATACCAGATGTTGCACTAGAGTTCCATATTCCCAAAATTTTTTGGGTTATGCAAAAGTAATAAGCAGCTTATTACATAAGCATGCAAATGCTTAAAAAATCGCCTGCCAATCCTTAGTCCGGGCTGTTCAACGTTAGCAGAAAACTATTCCTTTAAACCGCAAATAAAACAGCTGGCTCTGAACAGGCAGGATGCTCTTAATCGCCTTTCTGGCTGCACACTCGGATGCAGCTCTCTGGGCAAGCACGAATAGAGGATAGGGTGCTTCAGCAGGCATCGGTGCCTCAAGCACTCCATCCAACAAGTTGTTGCCTGTTAAAGCAGGATATTACTATTGCATAAATGAAGAATCCTTATCCTAGGGGGAACAAAAGAGATCTGGTggctaaataaaagcaaacactcTTCTCGGAACACAAATAAAGTAGGATACAAGGGCACATAGTCAGAGGTAGCTTCAGTTGTGGAGACTACTTGAATACACCAAGAAGTCCTGTCAGGTATACTTCAGTAACAAGTTGCAGCCTGAAATATGTAAGCAGCTAAGCAgttaaatttatatatatattccacGTTCCAAAGCAGTTTACGCTGCTTATATTAGATTTAAATGTCTCTATTTGTTGTGTAAACATGCAAGCTGGGATTTAATGTTTATAAGCACCGCTCGCTACAGGAGAAATCATTTTAACAGTTGACCAGATGTGGTTCTGGAAACACAGAACcagccttaaaaaaacccaaataacaacaaaaatccaCCCACACAAACCCCACACTAAGAATTAACTGATTTCTCCAAGTCATTCCCCTGCTCCTTACTAAAGTCAGTAGAAGCAGCGTACAGTGACCAGCTTGGAGATCACACCTGACAGTCAGAGCCAAGGCAGCATtctggagagggatggagcGATTCACCAAGGGCTGCGTGTGTTCAGGAAACGCTTCTTCCCTGCCAGGGCAGTCCCGTCTCACGAGAACCCTCTGAGGGTTATTTCCATTTCGCATCATcaaaaattaaaactgttaaaaatcCCCACATTTGGAAATCAGACCCGCATTGCTTTGAGAGATGATGCCCTGCTCTGCCAACCGCATTTCGGTATCTAGCAGCTGGACTTTATCCAAACAGTCCCTTTGAGTGACTTtggaaaatcaaaatatttccttgaaaACTAAATGCTGTATCCTTTTAGGTTGGATTTTTTAGGCTATGTTTTTCCCTTATCCAAGCCCACAAAGTCAAGTCTGACGTTTGTGTCTCTCCCCAGGACGTGGCTGTGCTCGTCGGGTGGATGAGCTGTGCCAGGCTGCTCcgctgctgcaggctgggctgTAGCTATAGGACAGTGCAAGACAGCAAGATCTCCACTTAGGCAATTACTATAATTAAGGGACAATGCTGAAAGCCAAATCCCTGTCGGTTGTAAGGCAAATGGTGTCATGTGCACAGAGCAAGGTGTTTAAAATTGCTGAGTGTGGAAAGCACTACGAGCCAGGTCCGTGGTGGCTGACCTTGCTGCTGTCAGCAAGAAcaaaagtaattatttctgtttgcacACGCTAATCAGAAGCCTCTTGTTTAacagatggaaaacaaaactgattaCATCCTGTGTGAGTGCAGGTTGTAAGACAAGCATACTTAATGGGGATTCAAACTCTTAAAGGATCAAGGAATGGCCATGGCCGAGTGCCCTTGCTTTTCACCAGTGGGATCCCAGCACACTAACTCAGATTAGGGTAGGGCTGAAATGAATTCGTTGCTTTTATCCTTGTCCAACTGGGCAAATAGCTCAGAGTGAGTGCGCACCTCAACTCCCACACAACATGGGACAGGTAAAATACATAAAGTGCTTTCCAAgtaagaaaacagttttatttccttaagCAGGAAATACCACCACGCAAATAGTGACGAAGAAAACCCAAACTGAGGAGTTAGTTCCAAGTGCTGCTGTGAGCAGCACCACCACAAACGCCTTATTTCCTACTGCCATAGGGAGAAAACAAGGAGCTGCAGGACCCAGAGCCAGCCCTAGTGGAGATTTCATTAAAGACAAAGCGCTTCCAGCAGGCCAAATTTGAATATTTGCCAGTGTCACAGATGGCAGAGTTTTCACCCTACAATGCCATTCTGGGCAATTAAATCAAAATCTGCCCAACAGGCAGCAAAACCCCAGGGTGCCCTTGGCAAATATAAGGACTGGCTGTAACCAAAGGAAACCCCATCTTTGCTTGATAACTCTCTTACACGCCTAAGTTCAAGTTCCCCTACACAGACTTATCAACTTTATGATATTTACATGAGGGGAAGGAGCACTCTAAAAATTTAAGATAAGAATAAAATTCCCATGAAGACAATGGGAGTCTATTGTAttaaaggctaaaaaaaaataaaaaggttggATTTAAGCTTATTCTAGCCACATGTTTTCCTAATAAATTTGAACT
It encodes the following:
- the VDAC1 gene encoding non-selective voltage-gated ion channel VDAC1 isoform X2 codes for the protein MAVPPAYTDLGKSARDVFTKGYGFGLIKLDLKTKSENGLEFTSSGSANSETSKVSGSLETKYKWVEYGLMFTEKWNTDNTLGTEITLEDQLARGLKLTFDSSFSPNTGKKSAKVKTGYKREHINIGCDMDFDIAGPSIRGALVVGYEGWLAGYQMTFETAKSRITQSNFAVGYKTDEFQLHTNVNDGTEFGGSIYQKVNDKLETAVNLAWTAGNSNTRFGIAAKYQIDPDASFSAKVNNSSLIGLGYTQTLKPGIKLTLSALLDGKNVNAGGHKLGLGLEFEA
- the VDAC1 gene encoding non-selective voltage-gated ion channel VDAC1 isoform X1, translated to MLLCLSVCRDSSLQINVLHPVCGSKAKLREEGCNPKMAVPPAYTDLGKSARDVFTKGYGFGLIKLDLKTKSENGLEFTSSGSANSETSKVSGSLETKYKWVEYGLMFTEKWNTDNTLGTEITLEDQLARGLKLTFDSSFSPNTGKKSAKVKTGYKREHINIGCDMDFDIAGPSIRGALVVGYEGWLAGYQMTFETAKSRITQSNFAVGYKTDEFQLHTNVNDGTEFGGSIYQKVNDKLETAVNLAWTAGNSNTRFGIAAKYQIDPDASFSAKVNNSSLIGLGYTQTLKPGIKLTLSALLDGKNVNAGGHKLGLGLEFEA